One stretch of Pradoshia sp. D12 DNA includes these proteins:
- a CDS encoding ABC transporter substrate-binding protein: MKRISFLLLSLFILLAGCSGGGTSPNTNTDSKASEKNKTVKIAWADSGFPSPFTFTSNGPGGYLRSSFIFDSLTWKDETGVIPWLASSWEVSEDKLTYTFNLEKDVQFHDGESLTADDVVFSYNYFKKHAFQWNADMSKIASLKKISNHKVAITLTEEYSPFITEISGILPILPEHIWSEIENPMEYTEENALIGTGPYVLDSYNSSTGNYRYLANEAYFKGDVTVKEVQYLNVENKMLSLQKGEITGGMTYNYTEVKQMEEQGFKALQSNPTGSAVRIVFNLENEQLSDKRLRQAIAYALNRGEIAEKVLGNSKTIVGSGGVIPPDSDWFNEDVKKYDYDVDQANEMLDSLGYEKNKNGVREELSLKLLVSSTPQEAELMRSMLADVGVKLQIQTVDTATFTTAMSEGKYDMALTGHIGLSGDPDFLRLWFSGQASNAYAGNAVFNHQEFNELASKQLSQEGEERNETVDSMQDILAEELPTLVIYHRPFYFVYDANVFDEWFNTYGGISDGIPLTDNKAAFIEYD; this comes from the coding sequence TTTTTACTACTATCATTATTCATCCTGCTCGCAGGATGTTCAGGTGGTGGCACTTCACCAAATACAAATACAGATTCAAAGGCATCTGAAAAAAATAAGACCGTGAAGATTGCATGGGCAGATAGTGGGTTCCCATCTCCATTTACATTTACCTCAAATGGTCCCGGAGGATATTTACGCAGCAGTTTCATTTTTGACTCGCTTACTTGGAAAGATGAGACTGGGGTAATTCCTTGGCTGGCATCTTCCTGGGAAGTATCTGAGGACAAGCTAACATACACGTTTAATTTAGAAAAAGATGTGCAGTTTCATGATGGAGAATCATTAACCGCCGATGATGTTGTCTTTTCATATAACTATTTTAAGAAACATGCGTTCCAGTGGAATGCAGATATGTCTAAAATAGCTTCACTAAAGAAAATATCAAATCACAAAGTTGCAATTACGTTGACCGAGGAATATTCCCCATTTATCACTGAAATTTCCGGAATTCTTCCAATTCTACCAGAGCATATCTGGTCAGAAATCGAAAATCCAATGGAATATACGGAAGAAAATGCATTAATAGGTACAGGTCCATATGTTCTTGATAGCTATAACAGCTCGACTGGTAATTATCGTTACCTAGCAAATGAGGCTTATTTCAAAGGTGATGTTACGGTTAAGGAAGTTCAATATTTGAATGTAGAGAATAAAATGCTCTCCCTGCAAAAAGGGGAAATAACCGGCGGCATGACGTATAACTATACAGAAGTGAAGCAAATGGAAGAACAAGGGTTTAAAGCGCTTCAAAGTAATCCAACAGGAAGCGCAGTTCGTATTGTTTTTAATTTGGAAAATGAACAGTTAAGTGATAAAAGGCTACGTCAAGCAATTGCCTATGCACTTAATCGAGGTGAAATAGCAGAAAAAGTATTGGGGAATTCCAAAACCATTGTTGGTAGCGGAGGGGTAATTCCACCTGATTCGGATTGGTTTAATGAAGATGTAAAAAAATATGATTATGATGTGGATCAAGCAAATGAAATGTTAGATTCACTCGGATATGAAAAAAATAAAAATGGTGTTCGAGAAGAGCTTAGCTTAAAACTTCTGGTTTCTTCTACTCCTCAGGAAGCCGAATTAATGAGATCAATGCTTGCTGATGTAGGGGTGAAATTGCAAATTCAAACAGTAGATACAGCTACTTTTACAACTGCTATGAGTGAAGGGAAATATGATATGGCTTTAACAGGGCACATTGGATTAAGTGGGGATCCTGATTTCCTCCGCTTATGGTTCTCTGGTCAGGCAAGCAATGCATATGCTGGGAATGCTGTATTCAATCATCAAGAATTTAACGAGTTGGCTAGTAAACAACTGTCTCAAGAAGGGGAAGAGCGTAACGAAACAGTTGATTCTATGCAGGATATTTTAGCTGAAGAGCTGCCTACATTAGTGATTTACCATCGCCCGTTCTACTTTGTTTATGATGCTAATGTATTTGATGAATGGTTTAACACATATGGTGGTATTTCAGACGGAATTCCATTAACAGATAACAAGGCAGCGTTTATTGAATATGATTAA